In Helianthus annuus cultivar XRQ/B chromosome 8, HanXRQr2.0-SUNRISE, whole genome shotgun sequence, a single genomic region encodes these proteins:
- the LOC110870326 gene encoding uncharacterized protein LOC110870326, translating to MDSDGTARGAWVKLEKIYLGNKKVRAAALETKFVNLTLAACSSLDDYCQKLKELANQLVDVDHPITESRLVLQLVRGLPAEFDTTASLINSSNADWDLALSMLNDEAIRIEGRQKATTSVLAAPTAQRQPPTTQQPTSQNPSYGGQQPFRGKGCGRGNFNQNSRGGRGRGAGRSPGPPAYFTQAGPSAPPPPGYNALNPADLQAAFSAMNLHQQQQDPGLMDTGAGSHVTLDSGSQNWTPPFPPQ from the exons ATGGACTCCGACGGAACAGCACGAGGCGCTTGGGTCAAACTTGAGAAAATTTATTTAGGCAACAAAAAGGTGCGCGCGGCTGCTTTGGAAACCAAATTTGTAAACCTTACCCTCGCCGCGTGTTCCTCGCTTGATGATTATTGCCAGAAACTTAAGGAACTTGCAAATCAATTGGTAGATGTTGACCACCCAATAACCGAATCCCGTCTTGTTCTTCAGCTAGTACGCGGATTACCGGCTGAGTTTGACACCACTGCATCCCTAATTAATTCAAGCAACGCAGATTGGGATCTAGCATTAAGCATGCTGAACGATGAAGCTATTCGAATCGAGGGTCGTCAAAAAGCAACCACCTCGGTTCTCGCTGCACCCACTGCACAGCGGCAACCTCCCACCACTCAACAACCGACTTCCCAGAACCCATCCTATGGTGGGCAGCAACCCTTTCGAGGGAAAGGTTGCGGACGCGGCAACTTTAATCAAAACAGCCGAGGAGGACGTGGACGAGGTGCTGGACGCTCACCAG GCCCACCGGCATACTTCACACAGGCCGGCCCATCAGCTCCGCCACCTCCGGGTTATAATGCACTGAACCCAGCTGATCTCCAGGCTGCCTTCTCAGCTATGAATCTCcatcagcaacaacaggatcccgGTCTAATGGATACTGGAGCGGGCTCTCACGTCACCTTGGATTCAG GATCTCAAAACTGGACGCCACCTTTCCCGCCACAATAG
- the LOC110873393 gene encoding DNA-directed RNA polymerase III subunit 1, with protein MQQDTSISFTKHPYVEDVGTKRIKSIKFSMLSDADVLNIGEVEVYSSKCYGGEAVTGTVVNGLLDPRMGPPNRLSTCETCHGKFQECPGHFGYLKLALPVFNVGYISHIVNVLKCICKSCSRILLSEEERVDYLKKIRNLKDHLKKEQHNKSIVKRCTAMASSKKAVTCSRCGYINGIVKKAVGLVGVIHDRSKIQDNTSRESSDATSKTKEMKSPTNLFSMLNPHKVLKLFKKMLDVDCDLLFLDDRPEKFILSVILVPPIPIRPSVRIDAAATSNENDITVLLGKVIQSNAAVREVLSQTSASNQYLNIWEDLQHKVALYINTDVRVPSSCALEKPMAGLVQRLKGKQGRFRQNLSGKRVEYTGRTVISPDPNLKITEVAIPILMAKILTYPERVSYHNIERLRQAVCNGASKYPGAKHIRKPDGTLLSLSINARKRLADELKFGDVVDRHLVNGDVVLFNRQPSLHRMSIMSHRAKIMPWRTLRFNESVCNPYNADFDGDEMNMHVPQTEEARTEALTLMGVQNNLCTPKNGEILVASTQDFLTSSFLITRKDTFYDRASFSLMCCYMGDAMDILDLPTPAILKPIELWTGKQLFSVLLRPHADMKVYLNLTVTEKSYSKPSGKRVKPYETMCPNDGYVYVHNSELLSGQLGKATLGNGNKDGLYSVLLRDYNMHAAAACMNRLAKLSARWIGNHGFSIGIDDVQPGDNLNDNTIKIISEGNKKCDNFILNFNKGKLKLQPGCNAAQTLEAEITGVLNKIRDETGKVCMEKLHWRNSPLIMSQCGSKGSPINISQMIACVGQQSVGGQRAPNGFMDRSLPHFPRDSKTPAAKGFVANSFYSGLTATEFFFHTMGGREGLVDTAVKTADTGYLSRKLIKGLEDLSIYYDNTVRDASACIVQFTYGGDGRDPSQMEGKAGFPLNFDRLLMKVKATCPAGQHKGISSSEIRQLVNEHLSMHDMTPEGGCSEDFRIKLRQFIEKYAATLEFTKLALQPHDGQLHYEQSEIIENVAQSICGITSQQLQVFLNTCTSRYHQKKIDAGTNIGAIGAQSIGEPGTQMTLKTFHFAGVASMNVTLGVPRIKEILNAAKKISTPVITAKLRSNDNVSFAKLVKSQMERTLLGQVAKSIKIILGNRSASIVISLDKSTIQALQLSIDAYTVRESILKTPRIKLKEHHIKVLDARKLEINPPSDRNKLYFDLHSLRNRLATIVVKGIGSIERAVINKRKEQDKFNLLVEGTGLQAVMGMEGINGHETTSNHIFEVQSTLGIEAARRSIIKEIQYTMESHGMSIDIRHMMLLADVMTYKGEILGMTRFGIQKMKESVLMLASFERSQDHLFNASVNGRVDTIQGVSESIIMGIPMQTGTGMIGVKQRAPQYELSKGRHLIIS; from the exons GGTCCTCCAAACAGGCTTAGCACATGCGAGACATGTCACGGGAAATTCCAAGAATGCCCTGGTCACTTCGGTTACTTGAAACTTGCGCTGCCAGTTTTTAACGTTGGATACATATCTCATATTGTGAACGTTTTGAAGTGCATATGCAAG TCTTGTTCTCGTATATTGTTGTCTGAGGAAGAACGTGTAGACTATTTAAAGAAGATAAGAAACCTAAAGGATCATTTGAAGAAGGAACAACATAATAAAAGCATAGTTAAAAGGTGTACTGCAATGGCAAGTAGTAAGAAGGCGGTAACATGCTCCAGATGTGGTTATATAAACG GTATAGTGAAAAAAGCTGTTGGATTAGTGGGAGTCATACATGATCGTAGCAAAATTCAAGATAATACCTCAAGGGAATCAAGTGATGCTACTTCTAAAACGAAGGAGATGAAGTCACCCACGAATTTGTTTTCTATGTTAAACCCTCACAAAGTTCTTAAACTTTTTAAGAAGATGCTAGATGTG GATTGTGATCTGCTTTTCCTTGATGATAGGCCTGAGAAATTCATTTTATCAGTCATACTCGTTCCTCCAATACCTATTCGCCCTTCTGTCAGAATTGACGCGGCAGCAACAAG CAATGAGAATGACATTACCGTATTATTGGGCAAGGTTATACAATCAAACGCTGCAGTTCGTGAAGTGTTATCACAAACAAGTGCATCTAACCAATATCTG AATATTTGGGAGGACTTGCAACATAAGGTTGCATTATATATAAACACTGATGTAAGAGTACCCTCATCTTGTGCTCTTGAAAAACCAATGGCTGGTCTTGTTCAACGTCTGAAAGGAAAGCAAGGTCGTTTTCGTCAGAATTTATCTGGGAAGCGAGTTGAATATACCGGCAGAACTGTTATTTCTCCTGATCCTAATCTAAAGATTACAGAG GTGGCGATTCCGATCTTAATGGCGAAGATTTTGACATACCCGGAGCGCGTGTCATATCACAATATCGAGAGACTGAGGCAAGCGGTGTGTAATGGTGCGTCTAAGTACCCCGGTGCGAAGCATATCAGAAAACCAGATGGTACCTTGCTGTCCTTGAGTATTAATGCTAGGAAGCGTTTGGCTGATGAGTTGAAATTCGGTGACGTAGTTGACCGGCACTTAGTCAATGGTGACGTTGTCCTTTTCAATCGACAACCGAGTTTGCATCGTATGTCAATCATGAGTCACAGG GCAAAAATTATGCCTTGGAGGACATTAAGATTTAACGAATCTGTTTGTAATCCATACAATGCTGATTTTGATGGTGATGAGATGAATATGCATGTGCCACAAACCGAGGAGGCCCGAACAGAGGCTCTAACGCTAATGGGG GTTCAAAACAATTTATGCACACCGAAAAATGGGGAGATTTTGGTTGCATCCACTCAAGATTTTTTGACATCTTCGTTTCTTATAACGAGAAAAGACACATTTTACGATCGCGCTTCATTTTCACTAATGTGTTGTTATATGGGTGATGCAATGGATATACTCGATTTGCCAACTCCTGCTATACTTAAG CCGATAGAGCTTTGGACCGGTAAGCAATTATTTAGCGTATTGTTGCGACCACACGCAGATATGAAAGTTTATTTGAATCTGACTGTTACGGAAAAGAGTTACTCCAAACCGAGTGGAAAACGGGTCAAGCCTTATGAGACAATGTGTCCTAATGACGGATATGTTTACGTTCACAACAGTGAACTTTTAAGTGGCCAGCTTGGAAAAGCTACTTTAG GGAATGGAAACAAAGATGGACTCTACTCGGTTCTTCTTCGGGATTACAATATGCACGCCGCTGCTGCATGTATGAACCGATTAGCAAAACTAAG tGCACGTTGGATAGGAAATCAtggattctcaattggaattgaTGATGTTCAACCTGGAGATAATTTGAATGACAACACGATAAAAATCATTTCTGAAGGCAATAAAAAATGCGATAATTTCATACTCAATTTCAATAAAGGAAAGCTCAAGTTGCAACCGGGTTGTAACGCTGCCCAGACCCTTGAGGCCGAGATAACAGGTGTCCTAAATAAAATTAGGGATGAGACTGGAAAG GTTTGTATGGAAAAATTACATTGGAGGAACAGCCCATTAATTATGTCTCAGTGTGGGTCAAAAGGATCTCCCATCAATATTAGTCAAATGATTGCGTGTGTTGGTCAACAGTCAGTTGGAGGTCAACGTGCGCCCAATGGATTTATGGACCGGAGTCTTCCCCATTTCCCCAGAGACTCAAAAACCCCTGCT GCAAAAGGGTTTGTGGCAAATTCGTTTTATAGTGGTTTGACTGCTACTGAGTTTTTCTTCCACACGATGGGAGGACGAGAAGGGCTTGTGGATACAGCA GTTAAGACAGCTGACACGGGTTATTTGTCCCGTAAACTGATAAAGGGATTGGAAGATCTATCAATTTACTATGACAACACAGTACGGGATGCTAGTGCGTGTATTGTTCAGTTTACCTACGGTGGTGACGGGCGTGACCCTTCTCAGATGGAAGGAAAGGCTGGTTTTCCTCTCAATTTTGACCGGTTATTGATGAAAGTCAAG GCTACATGCCCTGCTGGGCAACATAAAGGCATATCTTCTTCAGAGATACGTCAATTGGTCAATGAACATCTTTCAATGCACGATATGACTCCAGAAGGGGGTTGCTCTGAGGACTTTAGGATCAAACTGAGACAATTTATTGAAAAATATGCCGCAACGTTAGAATTCACTAAATTAGCACTTCAACCGCATGATGGACAGCTACATTATGAACAATCTGAAATTATAGAAAACGTTGCTCAAAGCATATGTGGCATCACTTCTCAGCAGCTTCag GTATTCTTAAATACATGTACCTCACGTTACCATCAAAAAAAGATTGACGCTGGAACAAATATTGGTGCAATTGGTGCTCAAAGTATTGGAGAACCCGGAACACAAATGACGTTAAAAACCTTTCATTTTGCTGGAGTTGCAAGCATGA ATGTCACTCTTGGGGTTCCTCGAATCAAGGAAATATTAAACGCAGCCAAGAAAATCAGCACGCCTGTCATTACTGCAAAACTTAGATCTAACGATAACGTATCGTTTGCTAAGCTGGTCAAAAGTCAAATGGAGAGAACTCTTTTGGGTCAG GTTGCAAAGAGTATAAAGATTATACTGGGAAACAGATCCGCTTCTATTGTTATTAGTCTCGACAAATCAACAATTCAAGCCCTACAACTCTCTATCGATGCGTATACTGTGAGGGAATCGATACTAAAGACTCCTAGAATCAAACTCAAAGAACAC CATATCAAGGTTTTGGATGCTCGGAAACTTGAAATTAATCCTCCATCTGACCGTAACAAACTTTACTTTGATCTTCATTCGCTCAGAAATAGGCTCGCAACAATTGTTGTTAAG GGCATTGGTTCGATTGAACGTGCGGTGATAAACAAAAGGAAGGAGCAGGACAAGTTTAACTTACTTGTAGAAGG AACGGGCCTCCAAGCGGTTATGGGCATGGAAGGAATTAACGGACATGAAACGACAAGTAATCATATTTTTGAAGTACAAAGCACGCTCGGGATTGAAGCTGCAAGACGGTCGATTATTAAAGAGATCCAATACACAATGGAAAGTCATGGAATGAGTATTGATATTCGACATATGATGCTTTTAGCTGATGTCATGACATATAAG GGGGAAATTCTGGGGATGACGAGATTTGGAATTCAAAAAATGAAAGAAAGTGTGTTGATGTTGGCTTCGTTTGAGAGATCACAAGATCATCTTTTTAACGCTTCTGTGAATGGTCGAGTAGACACGATTCAAGGTGTTAGTGAATCTATTATCATGGGCATACCAATGCAGACAGGCACTGGAATGATTGGAGTTAAACAAAG GGCTCCTCAATATGAGCTGAGCAAGGGAAGACATTTGATTATATCATAA